Proteins from one Acidobacteriota bacterium genomic window:
- a CDS encoding S46 family peptidase, giving the protein MKHRPWFAVLVLMSAAVALPAPGEGMWPMSELPRLDLAGRGIVVPAKEIFNPGGTGLIDANVQLEGCSGSFVSGEGLILTNHHCVFGYVQAVSTPEHDYLTNGFRAPARMEEIPAKGQTARITESYRDVSTEVLDAVRGIADPAERTRTLERRKRELAVQAETQAPGKRAEVAEMFPGKTYVLFVYTYLRDVRLVYVPPRCVGDYGGEEDNWVWPRHGGDFSFLRAYVGPDGKPADYSPDNVPYRPKVFLRVAPEGVNEGDAVFILGYPGRTYRHQPAAYLAWEEEIRMSAVAESYEGQIRRMEAASAGSPEAALRLAGRIKGLSNTSKNYRGKLAGLRRLGLVEKKRAQEREIQAFIERDPARKAADGALLADIDAEYRLVRERSGKDLLLNDLYRNVYPLRIAHTLLENARERAKPEVERENAYMSRNRHLLVAELRRCLEGFHPDTDRALLRELLLQAARLPQGQRIAALDAVVGDGDTAKIDRWLDESFNRFRLADEKTVVAALDAEVGDLTSRDDPFLRLAADLMDTYLEKRDFEKARKGNLDALSARLMEVKRLFLGASFIPDANSTLRLTTGRVKGYAPRDAVRMQPVTTLEGILEKDRGADPFNASPRLKALIRSGDFGRFTLPGRNTVPVNLLYDADTTGGNSGSALLDRRGRLVGVNFDRAWEATVNDFAWSPDYSRSIGVDIRFVLWVAWKLGGAIDLLREMGVEPVMPRPKPARGAR; this is encoded by the coding sequence ATGAAGCACCGACCCTGGTTCGCCGTCCTTGTCCTGATGTCCGCCGCCGTCGCCCTGCCGGCCCCCGGCGAGGGGATGTGGCCCATGAGCGAGCTCCCCCGGCTCGACCTCGCGGGGAGGGGGATCGTGGTCCCGGCGAAGGAGATCTTCAACCCGGGCGGGACCGGGCTCATCGACGCCAACGTCCAGCTGGAGGGCTGTAGCGGCTCCTTCGTCTCCGGCGAGGGGCTGATCCTGACCAACCACCACTGCGTCTTCGGTTACGTCCAGGCCGTCAGCACCCCGGAGCACGACTACCTCACGAACGGTTTCCGTGCGCCGGCCCGGATGGAGGAGATCCCGGCCAAGGGTCAGACCGCGCGGATCACCGAGTCCTACCGGGACGTGTCCACCGAGGTCCTGGACGCCGTCCGGGGCATCGCCGACCCCGCGGAGCGCACGCGCACCCTGGAGCGCAGGAAGCGCGAACTGGCCGTGCAGGCCGAGACCCAGGCCCCGGGGAAACGGGCCGAGGTGGCGGAGATGTTCCCCGGCAAGACCTATGTCCTGTTCGTCTACACCTACCTCCGGGACGTCCGCCTCGTCTACGTCCCGCCCCGCTGCGTGGGCGACTACGGCGGCGAGGAGGACAACTGGGTGTGGCCCCGCCACGGCGGCGACTTCTCCTTCCTCCGCGCCTACGTGGGGCCCGACGGAAAGCCGGCCGACTACTCCCCCGACAACGTGCCCTACCGCCCGAAGGTCTTCCTGCGCGTCGCCCCCGAGGGCGTGAACGAGGGGGACGCCGTGTTCATCCTGGGTTACCCCGGCCGCACCTACCGGCACCAGCCGGCGGCGTACCTCGCCTGGGAGGAGGAGATCCGGATGAGCGCCGTGGCCGAATCGTACGAGGGACAGATCCGCCGGATGGAGGCCGCCTCCGCCGGGAGCCCCGAGGCCGCCCTCCGCCTGGCCGGCCGGATCAAGGGGCTGTCCAACACCTCGAAGAACTACCGGGGCAAGCTGGCCGGCCTCCGGCGGCTCGGCCTGGTGGAAAAGAAGCGCGCGCAGGAGCGCGAGATCCAGGCCTTCATCGAGCGGGACCCCGCGCGGAAAGCCGCGGACGGCGCCCTGCTGGCCGACATCGACGCCGAGTACCGGCTCGTGCGCGAGCGCTCCGGCAAGGACCTGTTGCTCAACGACCTCTACCGGAACGTCTACCCGCTGCGCATCGCCCACACCCTCCTGGAGAATGCCCGGGAACGTGCCAAGCCCGAAGTGGAGCGCGAGAACGCCTACATGAGCCGCAACCGCCACCTGCTCGTGGCCGAGTTGCGACGGTGCCTTGAGGGGTTCCACCCCGACACCGACCGGGCCCTGCTGCGCGAACTCCTGCTGCAGGCCGCCCGGCTCCCGCAGGGGCAGCGCATCGCCGCCCTGGACGCCGTCGTCGGCGACGGCGACACCGCGAAGATCGACCGGTGGCTCGACGAGTCCTTCAACCGCTTCCGCCTGGCCGACGAGAAAACGGTGGTCGCGGCCCTCGACGCCGAGGTCGGGGACCTGACCTCCCGGGACGACCCCTTCCTTCGCCTGGCGGCGGACCTGATGGACACCTACCTGGAGAAACGGGACTTCGAAAAGGCGCGCAAGGGGAACCTCGACGCCCTCTCCGCGCGACTCATGGAGGTGAAGCGCCTCTTCCTCGGCGCCTCCTTCATCCCCGACGCCAACAGCACCCTGCGGCTGACCACCGGGCGGGTGAAGGGGTACGCCCCGCGCGACGCCGTGCGGATGCAGCCCGTCACCACCCTGGAAGGCATCCTCGAGAAGGACCGGGGGGCCGACCCCTTCAACGCCTCCCCCCGGCTCAAGGCGCTGATCCGGTCCGGGGACTTCGGCCGCTTCACCCTCCCGGGCCGGAATACCGTCCCGGTCAACCTGCTCTACGACGCCGACACCACCGGGGGGAACTCCGGCAGCGCCCTGCTCGACCGCCGGGGGCGCCTGGTGGGGGTCAACTTCGACCGGGCCTGGGAGGCCACCGTCAACGACTTCGCCTGGAGCCCGGACTACAGCCGGTCCATCGGTGTGGACATCCGCTTCGTCCTCTGGGTGGCCTGGAAGCTCGGCGGCGCCATCGACCTCCTCCGGGAGATGGGCGTGGAGCCCGTCATGCCCCGGCCAAAACCGGCCCGGGGAGCCCGCTAG
- a CDS encoding beta-lactamase family protein, producing the protein MDSPRPSATAVIPSSSGRSSGVHRLAGCCLILALMGSLPSLSAAPPAGELSRDAILAEAGRIIERVLAKEYAVGFALGVIRGDETFTAGFGETARGSGVKPDAKSLFQIGSVTKTFVGVQLADLELQGRVRMDDPIDLYLPMNVHAPAWGSRKITLQDLATHYGGLPGLSDGFVSSPEGVCGDAYTLERLWNWVDGYRLRRSPGERFEYSNVGLAMLGHLLANVSGKSWEASCLDQVCLPLGMKDTRVTLLPEQLPRVCQGHRPDLDPVRNEELGALAPGGALLSTVDDLVLYCRAHLGTLPSRLYPAMRSAVTARASALGGSMKVALCWFTLALPTGEVVFYEGSTLGFNAVIFMDLEKKLGLVLLCNQDSRVNDQVASSILNLLYGRPAEPLELQTASKKDREELKAYAGRYLLSRPTSEYDTKGDRILAVELHPRGLKLAVPGENRTRLFPQAGDTFFRKDVGKGQCAVKFDRGPEGAVKSVTLFVEGAEKTLPRVD; encoded by the coding sequence ATGGATTCTCCGCGACCCTCTGCCACCGCCGTCATTCCCTCGTCGTCCGGACGCTCCTCCGGGGTTCACCGCCTGGCGGGCTGTTGCCTGATACTCGCCCTGATGGGCTCCCTGCCCTCCCTTTCCGCCGCACCGCCGGCCGGTGAACTTTCCCGCGATGCCATCCTCGCCGAGGCGGGCAGGATCATCGAGCGGGTTCTCGCGAAGGAGTACGCCGTCGGCTTCGCCCTGGGGGTGATCCGGGGCGACGAGACCTTCACCGCGGGTTTCGGCGAGACCGCCCGGGGTTCGGGGGTGAAGCCGGACGCGAAATCCCTTTTCCAGATCGGGTCCGTCACCAAGACCTTCGTGGGGGTTCAACTCGCCGACCTCGAGCTGCAAGGACGGGTCCGCATGGACGACCCCATCGATCTCTACCTTCCGATGAACGTCCACGCACCCGCCTGGGGAAGCCGGAAAATAACGCTCCAGGACCTCGCCACCCACTACGGCGGACTCCCCGGCTTGTCGGACGGTTTCGTCTCCTCGCCCGAGGGCGTCTGTGGGGACGCCTACACCCTGGAGCGGCTCTGGAACTGGGTGGATGGCTACCGGCTCCGGCGCTCCCCGGGAGAACGCTTCGAGTACAGCAACGTGGGCCTGGCCATGCTCGGCCATCTCCTGGCCAACGTCAGCGGCAAATCCTGGGAGGCCTCCTGCCTGGACCAGGTCTGCCTTCCCCTTGGCATGAAGGACACCCGGGTCACCCTCCTCCCGGAGCAGCTCCCGCGGGTCTGCCAGGGGCACCGTCCCGACCTGGACCCGGTCCGAAACGAAGAACTCGGGGCCCTGGCGCCGGGCGGGGCGCTCCTCTCCACCGTCGACGACCTGGTTCTCTACTGCCGGGCCCACCTGGGCACCCTTCCCTCGCGTCTTTACCCCGCCATGCGCTCGGCCGTGACCGCCCGGGCGAGCGCTTTGGGTGGAAGCATGAAGGTGGCGCTCTGCTGGTTCACGCTGGCCCTGCCCACCGGGGAGGTGGTCTTCTACGAGGGCTCGACGCTGGGGTTCAATGCCGTCATCTTCATGGACCTGGAGAAGAAGCTCGGGCTGGTCCTCCTCTGCAACCAGGATTCACGCGTTAACGACCAGGTGGCGTCGAGCATCCTGAACCTCCTGTACGGCAGACCCGCCGAACCCCTCGAATTGCAAACGGCATCCAAGAAGGATCGGGAGGAACTGAAGGCCTATGCCGGCCGCTATCTGCTGTCCCGCCCCACCAGCGAATACGACACGAAGGGGGACCGGATCCTGGCCGTCGAACTGCATCCCCGCGGGCTGAAACTGGCGGTGCCGGGGGAAAACCGGACGCGGCTCTTCCCCCAAGCGGGGGACACGTTCTTCCGAAAGGACGTGGGGAAAGGCCAGTGCGCGGTGAAGTTCGACCGGGGCCCCGAAGGGGCCGTCAAATCCGTGACCCTGTTCGTCGAGGGGGCGGAGAAGACCCTGCCGCGGGTGGACTGA